Proteins encoded within one genomic window of Haloplanus vescus:
- a CDS encoding cupin domain-containing protein encodes MSEQSPTPVVKSADQIEYAPVDAADGLSKGVLLDESDGAPTFAMRRFTLDPGAEVPKHTNAVEHQQYVLEGEYVVGVDDEEHVVSAGDSLLIPAGVVHWYRNESDQQGAFICAVPNGDDTIELAD; translated from the coding sequence ATGAGCGAGCAGTCACCGACGCCGGTCGTCAAATCCGCCGACCAAATCGAGTACGCACCCGTCGACGCCGCCGACGGGTTGTCGAAGGGCGTGTTGCTCGACGAATCCGACGGCGCGCCGACGTTCGCGATGCGGCGGTTCACCCTCGACCCCGGCGCCGAGGTGCCGAAACACACCAACGCGGTCGAACACCAGCAGTACGTACTGGAAGGGGAGTACGTCGTCGGCGTCGACGACGAGGAACACGTCGTCTCCGCGGGCGACTCCCTACTCATCCCCGCGGGCGTCGTCCACTGGTATCGAAACGAGAGCGACCAGCAAGGGGCGTTCATCTGTGCCGTCCCCAACGGCGACGACACCATCGAACTCGCCGACTGA
- a CDS encoding inorganic diphosphatase encodes MFDDMDELPPSASRRSFLLGAGSVAGLAVSGQVSAADSDAQRTAQIDATNGDPMNYITDLDQSDDFPERITAVSVAQMNSREKYEYRADPHRIILDRMLHSEVRYPGDYGFIPQTAMGDGDPLDVLVMLESSLFPGCVLDVRPVAVVRMTDAGENDDKIIGVPADDPRWDHVSEVDDLPQHTRDEIAEFFRTYKNLEPDGNIVVDGFDDSQAAQSIISEANTRYHTDG; translated from the coding sequence ATGTTCGACGATATGGACGAACTGCCACCGTCGGCGTCGCGTCGGTCGTTCCTGCTCGGAGCCGGTTCGGTTGCCGGTCTCGCGGTTTCCGGGCAGGTGTCCGCGGCGGACTCCGACGCGCAGCGTACAGCACAAATCGACGCGACGAACGGAGACCCCATGAACTACATCACTGATCTCGACCAGAGCGACGACTTCCCCGAGCGAATCACCGCGGTTTCGGTCGCACAGATGAACAGCCGCGAGAAGTACGAATACCGGGCGGACCCGCATCGCATCATCCTCGACCGCATGCTCCACAGCGAGGTCCGCTACCCCGGTGACTACGGGTTCATCCCCCAGACGGCCATGGGCGACGGCGACCCCCTCGACGTACTCGTCATGCTCGAATCGTCGCTGTTCCCCGGGTGTGTCCTCGACGTGCGGCCGGTCGCCGTGGTCCGCATGACCGACGCGGGCGAGAACGACGACAAGATCATCGGCGTCCCCGCCGACGACCCGCGCTGGGACCACGTCTCCGAGGTCGACGACCTCCCCCAGCACACCCGTGACGAGATTGCGGAGTTCTTCCGGACCTACAAGAACCTCGAACCCGACGGCAACATCGTCGTCGACGGCTTCGACGACAGCCAAGCCGCCCAGAGCATCATCTCCGAGGCCAACACTCGGTACCACACCGACGGCTGA
- a CDS encoding CBS domain-containing protein has translation MRGIRIGSAFGIPIKLDLTFLLVLPLFAWLIGSDVANLVTVLNRTFSVSMPVDTLTAGSTPWILGAAAAIGLFVCVLIHEFGHSLVAMQYGYEIDSITLWLFGGVAQFAEMPEDWKQEFTIAVAGPLVSVGLGILSYVGFLALGGGSVPTVQFVLAYLAMTNVVLAVFNMLPGFPMDGGRVLRALLARRRPHARATQIAAEVGKVFAVLLAIVGLFANLFLVALAFFIYIGASGEAQQTVLKAAFQDVTVGDVMTPAADLKTVTADTSLAELTDRMFRERHTGYPVLRQGNLAGMVTLDDTREVREVERDAYRVEDVMETELVTISPDADAMDAISLMQKESVGRLPVVDESGALVGLISRSDLVTAFNIIQTRGPEASVDTGLDRLSADPDLVRR, from the coding sequence ATGCGCGGCATCCGCATCGGAAGTGCGTTCGGCATTCCGATCAAACTCGACCTCACGTTCTTGCTCGTCCTCCCGCTATTCGCGTGGCTCATCGGGTCGGACGTTGCAAATCTCGTCACCGTTCTCAACCGGACGTTCAGCGTGTCGATGCCGGTCGATACGCTCACGGCCGGGTCGACGCCGTGGATTCTGGGTGCCGCGGCGGCAATCGGGCTGTTCGTCTGCGTCCTCATCCACGAGTTCGGCCACTCGCTGGTCGCGATGCAGTACGGCTACGAAATCGACTCCATCACCCTCTGGCTGTTCGGCGGTGTCGCGCAGTTCGCCGAGATGCCCGAGGACTGGAAACAGGAATTCACCATCGCCGTCGCCGGCCCCCTCGTCAGCGTCGGCCTCGGCATCCTCTCCTACGTCGGCTTTCTCGCTCTCGGCGGCGGGAGCGTCCCGACGGTGCAGTTCGTCCTCGCCTACCTCGCGATGACGAACGTCGTCCTCGCGGTGTTCAACATGCTCCCGGGCTTCCCGATGGACGGGGGGCGCGTCCTCCGAGCGTTGCTGGCGCGTCGGCGACCGCACGCCCGCGCGACACAGATTGCCGCCGAGGTGGGGAAGGTGTTCGCCGTCCTCCTCGCCATCGTCGGCCTCTTCGCCAACCTGTTCCTAGTTGCGCTCGCCTTCTTCATCTACATCGGTGCCTCGGGCGAGGCCCAGCAGACGGTGCTGAAAGCGGCGTTCCAGGACGTCACCGTCGGCGACGTCATGACGCCCGCCGCGGACCTGAAGACGGTCACCGCCGACACGTCGCTCGCGGAACTGACCGACCGGATGTTCCGCGAACGCCACACCGGCTACCCCGTCCTTCGACAGGGGAATCTCGCCGGGATGGTGACCCTCGACGACACCCGAGAGGTGCGCGAAGTCGAGCGCGACGCCTACCGCGTCGAGGACGTGATGGAGACGGAGCTGGTGACGATTTCGCCGGACGCGGACGCGATGGACGCCATTTCCCTGATGCAAAAGGAGAGCGTCGGCCGCCTCCCGGTCGTCGACGAGTCGGGGGCCCTCGTCGGCCTCATCTCGCGCTCCGACTTGGTGACGGCGTTCAACATCATCCAGACGCGGGGCCCCGAAGCGAGCGTGGACACCGGACTCGACCGGCTCTCAGCCGACCCAGACCTCGTTCGGCGGTAA
- a CDS encoding hybrid sensor histidine kinase/response regulator, with the protein MRIDDPAEVPDVSRSREPVTVLHVDDNPDFLDLSSTFLERVNDSLTVETATTIEAALDRLEGGDVDCVVSDYDMPDRNGLEFLRLVRDRYGDLPFVLFTGKGSEEIASEAISAGVTDYLQKGPGTDQYAVLANRVANAVRKHDAERMVTRAYQAMDTAREGIALLDEDGEFQYVNQAYTAITGYDRDELVGKHWELLYPEGHVGHVYEEILPAVPRDGRWTGRTVYERKDGEQLVTDHALAYADDGTLICLVRQATAEDARHSGGLGQQPFWTAVDDIDAYAVVTVGEEGHVTGWNDGAERLFGYTEREILGTDVAELYTDEERSAALRATARERGTAADDSYRVGEDGEQFRAHTVVSAVGDGRGFVELVRGGVLDTATPTESHVLEDALDSLEDVFYVLDEDGALVYVNEPRGGELTRANLDSLDPASLFHPDDREQIEAGIQHALDTGHDTRELRFQDGDEYCTHEFRTWTLDGADDESRHVVGIGRDVSERKDRELALNDLHQTTQDLMRADSTDEIAAITVDALSDILTLTQAAVHQRIEGESALEPIAWTSNIEDVLGTPPTLGTDSLAWKAYERGEFEQYDDLQRAETLHNESTVFRSELIVPLGDHGVVLVASTDASAFDANDRQLAQLLCENVTAAIERVEREAMLRQRESELQRENERLDEFASLVSHDLRNPLSVADGHLELASEECDTSHIETARRAIDRMGTLIDDVLTLAREGESVDTAESVALSTVASQSWENVGTGDAEYRLADDVTVVADQSRLSQVFENLFRNAVEHGSTDGQPADGDHLTITVGAIRDGDGDPRGFYVEDDGVGIPANIRDRVFEAGYSTDDAGTGFGLRIVRDIVEAHGWQIACTASEAGGARFEITGVDAQ; encoded by the coding sequence ATGCGTATCGACGACCCGGCTGAAGTGCCAGACGTCTCTCGGAGCCGGGAGCCGGTCACCGTCCTACACGTCGACGACAATCCGGATTTCCTCGACCTCTCGTCGACGTTTCTCGAACGCGTGAACGACTCGCTCACCGTCGAGACGGCGACGACCATCGAGGCGGCGCTCGACCGACTGGAAGGCGGCGACGTGGATTGTGTCGTCAGCGACTACGACATGCCCGACCGGAACGGGCTCGAATTCCTCCGACTCGTCCGCGACCGGTACGGCGACCTGCCCTTCGTCCTCTTCACCGGCAAGGGGAGCGAAGAGATAGCGAGCGAAGCCATCTCCGCGGGCGTTACCGACTACCTCCAGAAAGGACCGGGCACGGACCAGTACGCGGTCCTCGCCAATCGCGTTGCGAACGCCGTCCGGAAACACGACGCCGAGCGCATGGTCACCCGCGCGTACCAGGCGATGGACACCGCCCGCGAGGGTATCGCCCTCCTCGACGAGGACGGCGAGTTTCAGTACGTCAACCAGGCGTACACGGCAATCACCGGCTACGACCGGGACGAACTGGTCGGCAAACACTGGGAGCTGCTCTACCCCGAGGGGCATGTGGGACACGTTTACGAGGAGATTCTGCCCGCCGTTCCCCGAGACGGCAGGTGGACCGGGCGGACGGTGTACGAGCGCAAAGACGGCGAGCAGTTGGTGACGGACCACGCGCTCGCGTACGCCGACGACGGGACGCTCATCTGCCTGGTCAGGCAGGCCACGGCCGAAGATGCGAGACACTCGGGTGGACTCGGCCAGCAGCCGTTCTGGACGGCCGTCGACGACATAGACGCGTACGCCGTCGTGACCGTCGGCGAAGAGGGGCACGTCACGGGCTGGAACGACGGCGCCGAACGGCTCTTCGGCTACACCGAACGAGAGATACTCGGCACCGACGTCGCCGAGCTCTACACCGACGAGGAGCGGTCGGCGGCGTTGCGCGCGACGGCGCGTGAACGGGGGACGGCGGCGGACGACAGCTACCGCGTCGGCGAGGACGGCGAGCAGTTCCGGGCTCACACCGTCGTCTCGGCTGTCGGGGACGGCCGGGGCTTCGTCGAACTCGTCCGGGGCGGCGTCCTCGATACGGCTACGCCCACGGAGAGTCACGTCCTCGAAGACGCCCTCGACTCCCTCGAAGACGTGTTCTACGTCCTCGATGAGGACGGAGCGCTCGTCTACGTGAACGAGCCGCGGGGCGGGGAGCTCACGCGGGCGAACCTCGATTCGCTGGACCCGGCGTCGCTGTTCCATCCCGACGACCGGGAACAGATCGAGGCCGGCATCCAGCACGCACTCGATACGGGCCACGACACGCGCGAACTCCGGTTCCAAGACGGTGACGAGTACTGCACCCACGAGTTCCGGACTTGGACCCTCGACGGCGCCGACGACGAGTCACGGCACGTCGTCGGCATCGGACGCGACGTGTCGGAGCGCAAGGACCGCGAGCTGGCGCTGAACGACCTCCATCAGACGACACAGGACCTGATGCGCGCGGACTCGACGGACGAAATCGCGGCGATTACCGTCGACGCACTCTCGGACATCCTGACGCTCACGCAGGCCGCCGTCCACCAACGAATCGAGGGGGAATCGGCGCTCGAACCCATCGCGTGGACCAGCAACATCGAGGACGTGCTCGGCACACCGCCGACGCTCGGGACCGATAGCCTCGCGTGGAAGGCGTACGAGCGCGGCGAGTTCGAGCAGTACGACGACCTCCAGCGAGCCGAGACGCTGCACAACGAATCGACGGTCTTCCGGAGCGAACTCATCGTCCCGCTGGGCGACCACGGGGTCGTCCTCGTCGCGTCGACGGACGCGAGCGCGTTCGACGCGAACGACCGCCAACTGGCCCAGCTGCTCTGCGAGAACGTCACCGCCGCCATCGAACGCGTCGAGCGCGAGGCGATGCTCCGCCAGCGTGAATCCGAACTCCAGCGGGAGAACGAACGCCTCGACGAGTTCGCCAGCCTCGTCAGCCACGACCTCAGAAACCCGCTGAGCGTCGCCGACGGCCACCTCGAACTCGCGAGCGAGGAGTGCGACACGTCCCACATCGAGACCGCACGACGAGCGATAGACCGTATGGGGACGTTGATAGACGACGTGCTGACGCTCGCTCGCGAAGGCGAGTCTGTCGACACCGCGGAGTCGGTCGCTCTCTCGACGGTCGCCTCACAGAGCTGGGAGAACGTCGGCACCGGCGACGCCGAGTACCGCCTCGCCGACGACGTGACGGTCGTCGCCGACCAGAGTCGACTCTCACAGGTGTTCGAGAACCTCTTTCGGAACGCCGTGGAACACGGCTCCACCGACGGTCAGCCCGCCGATGGCGACCACCTCACCATCACCGTCGGCGCCATCCGAGACGGAGACGGCGACCCCCGCGGATTCTACGTCGAAGACGACGGAGTCGGGATTCCGGCCAACATCCGCGACCGGGTGTTCGAAGCCGGCTACTCGACGGACGACGCGGGGACCGGCTTCGGTCTTCGCATCGTCCGAGACATCGTCGAAGCCCACGGCTGGCAGATTGCGTGTACCGCCAGCGAGGCGGGCGGCGCCCGGTTCGAAATCACGGGCGTCGACGCCCAGTAA